A genomic region of Acetonema longum DSM 6540 contains the following coding sequences:
- a CDS encoding putative sulfate exporter family transporter, which yields MSIENPSIYDQKTVLKSEDWWAVWLGLLIVVLGAGRIWGSDWLGWVVSYNVWIDTAKVFSPNSQAYSALGGWGSAIVTYLFVLVITTLGAVIMGSKPVRFVTGFTIIYWITAISTILGNYAYLAATPDKAASFKIPWSLSLGELGFVFALIIGLILSNFFPRAAAFLVDAARPEWYIKTGIVILGMAIGIKTVSALGLAGTVIFRGLCAVLEAYLIYWPVVYFISRRYFKFTPEWAAPLASGISICGVAAAIATGGAIRARPIVPAILASVIIVFVAIEILFLPWLATAFLVNEPMVAGAWMGLAVKSDGGAVASGAITDALIRGKALALQGIHYQEGWILMATTTTKLFIDVFIGVWAFLLAVIWSVYRLNGKPGEAKGETAKISKREIWDRFPKFVLGFIATALVLFLIGIYNPPVVKAAEAGANQANLLRGIFFGLCFFSIGLITNVRKLWDAGLGRIIGVYVVALFGFILWVGLFISWLFYHGIKPPVIGG from the coding sequence ATGAGTATTGAAAATCCATCAATCTATGACCAGAAAACCGTACTCAAAAGTGAAGACTGGTGGGCGGTATGGCTTGGTTTGCTCATCGTCGTTCTTGGCGCCGGCCGTATTTGGGGCAGTGATTGGTTAGGCTGGGTAGTGAGTTATAACGTCTGGATAGACACTGCCAAAGTGTTTAGCCCCAATTCCCAAGCTTATTCCGCTCTGGGCGGCTGGGGTTCCGCCATCGTTACCTACCTTTTTGTGCTGGTCATTACTACATTAGGCGCTGTTATCATGGGCAGCAAACCGGTACGGTTTGTGACCGGCTTTACGATTATTTATTGGATTACCGCTATTTCCACGATTCTGGGCAACTATGCCTATCTGGCGGCCACTCCCGACAAAGCGGCGAGTTTCAAAATACCCTGGTCTTTAAGTCTTGGCGAGTTGGGCTTTGTTTTCGCCTTGATCATCGGTCTGATTCTTAGCAATTTTTTCCCTCGCGCCGCTGCATTTTTAGTGGATGCTGCCAGGCCAGAATGGTATATCAAAACAGGGATTGTTATATTAGGGATGGCGATTGGCATCAAGACGGTAAGTGCGCTTGGCCTGGCCGGTACAGTGATTTTCAGGGGGCTTTGCGCCGTGCTGGAGGCCTATTTGATTTATTGGCCGGTGGTGTATTTTATCTCCCGCCGTTACTTTAAATTCACCCCCGAGTGGGCGGCCCCCCTGGCCTCCGGTATATCCATATGCGGTGTAGCTGCGGCTATTGCCACCGGCGGCGCCATTCGGGCCCGTCCCATTGTGCCCGCCATCCTGGCGTCGGTCATTATCGTCTTTGTCGCGATTGAGATATTGTTCCTGCCTTGGCTGGCCACCGCTTTTTTAGTCAACGAGCCGATGGTCGCCGGCGCCTGGATGGGGCTGGCCGTTAAAAGCGACGGCGGCGCGGTTGCCAGCGGAGCTATTACCGATGCCTTAATTCGAGGCAAGGCACTGGCCTTGCAAGGCATCCACTACCAGGAAGGCTGGATTTTAATGGCCACTACCACTACCAAATTGTTTATCGATGTGTTCATTGGCGTATGGGCCTTTCTTCTGGCTGTGATCTGGTCGGTATACCGACTTAACGGAAAACCGGGAGAAGCGAAAGGCGAAACGGCTAAGATATCCAAACGGGAAATTTGGGACCGTTTCCCCAAATTTGTCCTTGGCTTTATCGCTACTGCCCTGGTCTTGTTCCTCATCGGCATATACAATCCGCCGGTTGTAAAGGCGGCTGAGGCCGGCGCTAACCAGGCAAATCTGCTGCGGGGAATATTCTTCGGCTTATGCTTCTTTTCCATAGGATTGATCACCAATGTGCGCAAACTGTGGGATGCGGGCCTGGGCCGCATTATCGGCGTGTATGTCGTTGCTTTGTTTGGTTTTATTCTCTGGGTAGGTTTGTTTATTTCCTGGCTGTTCTATCATGGTATCAAGCCGCCTGTAATTGGCGGTTAA